The Lacerta agilis isolate rLacAgi1 chromosome 14, rLacAgi1.pri, whole genome shotgun sequence sequence AACAGTAAGATAAGCATGTTATTAAGAAGTCCCCCATAGCAAGAAAGATGTCTGCTGTGAAGACCCAGACTTCATTGATTTTTACTGGGCTGCAGGAGAGagccagaagaggaggaatctcaCAGAAGAAGTGATTGATACCATTGGGGCCGCAGAAAGTGAGCCGCATAATCAGTCCAGTGTGAACCCATGAGTTTGTAATGGCGATAAGGATCACCACTGTGGAGAGTGCTACACATACCGTCTTGTTCATCATGATGCTATAGCGCAAGGGATGGCATATAGCTACATAGCGATCATAAGCCATGACAGTGAAGAGCACCATCTCAGCTCCCAAACACCATGTGAAGGAATAGAGCTGCGCTATGCAACCAGAATAGGAGATTCTCTTGCTAAAAGTTGCTATGTTTGTCAGCATCTTGGGAATGATGGTGGAAGTGCAGACTATATCCACCACAGCCAAATGGaacaggaagaaatacatgggtgTGTGAAGTTTGGGATAAGAAAAGATGGCAGCAATGATGGCTGCATTTCCGATCAGGGCAACTATATAAATGGAAAGGAAGAGAATGAAGAGGAAGATCTGCAGCTTGGGATGCTCAGAGAGGCCCATCATCATGAATGCGGTCACACAGCTCCTGTTCCTTACTGCAACTTGGCCACATGATCTGTTGATGCAAAAGAATGTCCATGATAGCTTCCCAATAACATGAATCACCAACTATGAAAAACAAGTGTAGTTAAAGTAATGTTTTATATCAATAGACAGTTACTTTCATCCTTCTTTTCTAACATTTATTTCACTTCCTTTAAAGCTAACTGTTATATTGGAGCATCTATATTAAAATTTAAGCATTTTGGCACTGCTGGTTTTTAAGCTCACATTTATTATTAAGAATGGCTAGAAAGCACAACAGCTATCATAAACattattgtgatatatcaccaaaTAGTAACATTTCTATAAATCACAATATATTTTAGTGATGTGCTAAAAGGACTAAGACAAACTATTGCTTCTTGTGAAAAGACCAAAAGAccaaaatataatatatttaCATGTCATCAAAGTACTGCTTTTCCATGCTTGTGTTCTCTTACAACTTAGGTTAGCTCTGTTACCATAGAACACAGATAACGCTACAATGCTTTCAGTGGGCGAGAACACGCCAAGATGAATGTGTAGAATGATATATAGGTGACTACAGGGAGAACAATTCTCAAAGCAACTGCATATTGGACCCTAAAGGAATAATTAAAATTTTAGTTTGTTTATGAAATGACATCACTCAAATCCCTCCTTTCTCTTCAATTTATCATAAAAGTTCCTtgttaaattatattttttattgcaaTAAGGATAACAACCCCTCTGAAGATTCATCAGAACATTGCATCATTTCGTCCCTGGTGTTGCCCTATCAGAGCAAATGAAATGAATGCAGTTCCTGGGATTGGCCTATTCCCAATACTTTGCtagccagccccctcaaatattttattggggggttgAAGGGagcttggcccctaggagttggttcatATGATACACATACAGCCCCCAAACTCCCatatttcttttaatttccaGCACCAGGAACTCCCCCCAGTAGTAAATAAGCCAGACAGCCTGTTTTCTATaaaaaataataccaccaaaGTAGTTGCAGGTCCAGGCATCATGTTCCCCAACCCCCAGATAAATAAAAGACGACTAAGTCTGGTTTGGAttgaaacaggccacaactttattgaatacttTCAGCCCACTCACCGGAAATGATGTGTAGGTCAACCCAGGTGCGGATTCCTAAAACTTACATGAAATAGGTGGATCCCCGCAGGGACTGTTATCTTGGGGAGTACCATCAGCCTTGGCCCCGCAAAGACACAGACATGACCACTCCCCTCAGATCCCTTTATTAGGATACCCCagtgttttggggggggcaggtggagactacaacctcccctccatccaagacAAAGGATTGTCCCAATGCCCCAACCACCAATCAAGCAAAACAGTCActgccaaaccactcacatctgcaTTCAAGCCCTGATACTTTCTTCAGTGTCTGCCAACCAAATATCATTTTCTGTGGAGAAAAGGTGAATGCCATCAGGCCTAAACAGAGTCTCTTCTGAGAATGTAATATTGGGGTGTTGGATCACCCAGCCACTTGGTTGCAATATGCGGCACCTAACTGCGCAGCTAGCCCTTTTCCAAGTGCGATTGATTCCCACTTGGTCTGGGTTGCACCACTGTCATCTCTCAAGCATATCAGACCAGCCAAGGCATAAGCCAGACAGCCTGTTTTCTACAAAAATAGAACCACCAAAGTTGTTGTAGTAGAAACAAGAATAAGAGCAACAGTGGTataatttcctccctccctcctttcattcattcattcattcatcaaaaTGGGGGCTAGATGAACCTGCCTTTGGctaggtattttaaaaataaatctgtaaTAAGTCAATTTATAAATTAATGCTATGGCCATTGAAAAGATCTTTGAAGGACAATATAAATTtctatatttctctctctgcagATGGAGAGAAAACCAATTATCACTGTTGCTTCTCTATGTCGGAGCTTTGGTGTCAGAGAGTgtaatgaccactccccacattaaaatggggggcgacgtttgcatggtcgcgcgtagccccctgaattcctgggcgacacctggtagtttggctggctgcaccctcccccagaagggatacctgaggtttccgcctacccagctaactgtccaatcccacctttagtcatcttcctatatgggggtggggtgggggggccgtGACCGCATGCCCCCAATGTGGcagcaataccagggttccccgttaaaggggtcttgggggaggcattgtccatacgccaagaggttgtcattgctctcccccaccagtggcggtgaACGGGGGGTGGGctgtctgcttgaacatatgttctccagagctagcccaatccccagacattctggataaccctgcagtttcccagatccccgactgggggctgggaaggataaacgcccaatgccagagccaaggtcttcctacatctgaatcttaataaagttgtggccaattttaatcccatagcacgttgtcttgtgtcattattccgctcagggatCACCTgaggtttgggggactctgcctgtccacgcaaaaaaAGAGGTGTGCTGCGAGAGGCTATCCATACACAGAGCCCAAAAGTTTTCCACTCTCCTGATCTGTCATTGTAGCTTTTTTCCATCCCAGAGATATATAACTTTCCAAAACAAGGACTAAGTGAGCCTGGGCTTTAGATGTGATGGTTTGACTAAATTTCATTCCCCCATCCTCAGAGTATTATTATTGCTCTGTTAGTCACACCATGTTCCTTttgccctctccccccacccccaccccaatactcTATAGTACTTTGGAATGCACTGGGATTTAAATGTATTAATGAACAATCAATTCAAACAAACAATGAATCAATTCAAATGGGGGATAGATATGGGACAAGAGATCCCACTAGATACTTGGTGGGTTTGAAAGCATATCTTGAAGCAAAACATCTACAAAGTAATATTTAGATGAAACTTAATTCCTCCTAGAATTAATCTTTTATATATAGGGATCAAGCAATGTATGGCAAAGGTTAAAAGCAAGAAGTGACAATATATTATTGCAGATATTgctattgtgcagtttgaagtgaaaactgactccttttggaaatgaaggaTTGTCAACACTGAAATTTGAATCATAAGGGTATTTGAAAAATGGGCTAAATGTTGACATCAATAGAATGAATAGAACAAATCCTCATTATCTTCCAGGTGCCTCAGAGTTCCTTCCCCAATGGCACCATAACTTCAATTAAAGTAAGATTTAAAGGTAGCTGATAGCTTTCCCGGAAAGCCTGTCTACAATGAGATCAAACCAGTTTTCATCAGACATCCAACTTATAGGAGGCAATTGGCCCCATGTTATAAAACACCAGCAACGATACAAAAGAGCAAATAGGGATGAAGGTAAATATTTCATCTTACTTAAGGGTTTCTTCATAATGTAAACTGGTTAATTATTAAAGGATCATAAATGATTTGCCAAACCCCATTTAAAGGGTTTGTAATATGTGGCTTGACATAGTATTTCACATAGCATTTTGCAAGCAATGATTTTTCACACAATCACTTAAATCTCTGAAATCTAACttgttgcaaaaaacaaaaacccattttCAGATACTCACATACATTTAAGGGCTTGGAAACAACCCAGCTGGATCTGAATGAGATACTCACATATATCTATATTTAAGGGCTTGGAAACAGCCCAGCTGGATCTGAATGAGAATATTTTAAAAGTGGACATTTCTGGCTGAGTTATGATGACTGCATGTACTggtatatgttttttaaaaaaaggacacatAATATTAGAATATAACTATTTTCTGATTAACCAACTCCTAGAGAAGAATTTGAATTATGGAAAACTTTCAAAAACTGGTGGAACGGTTCAGACAGCCTATTGTTACTAATGTTGATATTTACCAACCGATTATGAATATAAAGGTGAAATTGGGTTATTTAggccttatttattatttatttatttcaaggcttgGCAGCCCATAAGAAACTATGGCTAATATTAAGAAAATTTAGGTTATAAAGATCAACTAACAAGTTATTTAGGCCATAGTAGATGCTGCTCTTTAATGAAAATACAGTCagtttaataatgaatgaatgtatATTGTAAGCCATGAGACTCAAAAGAAGTTCTGATTTTTTTGTGATCTCAAATGAAAGAACAATTTCATTACAAATATTTGCCAACTGAAGAAAGAAATTGCCAAATCTCTTGTGTGAGTGACAGAGGGAGAAAGTGAATGGAAAAACTAAGTTTCTACCTGGATAACCAAGTTAACACAATTTGCCTGTCTAGGTCATCAGCATCAGAGATATTGATATGAAAAACCAGTCTACTGCTATGGAGTTTACACTGGTCAGCTTAAGCACCTCCCTAGAACTGCAGACTCTTCTCTTTTGGGTATTTACATTTATCTATGCTACTGCTTTGGCTGGAAACTTCCTGCTCATCTTCACCATATGCAGTTGCAGAAAACTCCACACACCCATGTACTTCCTACTCATCAACCTGTCCTTAGTGAATGTGTTTTCCATCTCAGTTACAACTCCTAAATTGCTCCAGACTCTTTGGACTCACACAAAGACCATCTCATTTTATGGCTGTATCACACAGGTGTATCTATTCATATGGGCTTTAGGAACAGAGATTTTTCTTCTCTCATTTATGGCTTTTGACCGTTACGTTGCTATCTGCAATCCTTTGCAGTACACAGTCATTATGAGGAAGGAAGTGTGTTTTGGCATAGCAAGTGGAGTATGGGTTGCTGGAATGGGCAATTCTGCCATTCACACTGTACTTGTGCTGCAACTGTCCTTCTGCAACTCCAACGTCATCAACCACTTCTTCTGTGATCTTCCTCCACTTTTAGAACTCTCAAGCTCTGACACCAGCCTGAACGAGACTATGGCTTTGGTGGCTGATGTGATATTTGGGATTGGAAGTTGTGGGTTAACCTTAATATCCTATTTGTTTATCATGAGAGCTATCTTTAGGATTCGTTCCACTGAAGGGAAAAAGAAGGCTTTCTCCACATGTTCCTCACATCTCATTGTAGTCAGTTTTTACTTCTTCTCAATCATATACACATATATCCGGCCATCCTCTGACTACTCTCCAGACAAAGACAAATTTGTTTCTctcctttatacagtggtaccccctGTTGTTAATCCCCTTATATATTCACTAAGAAACAAAGATTTTAAAGAAGCACTCAAGACATTTCGTGGAAAAAGCAGGCTGCTTCCAATACTCCAAGAATGAACTCTAGATCCTTTTAGAGCAGCATTCTTAAAAATATGTGAACGGAAAGTAAAGGTTGACAACAGGATATTGTTTATGTTCAGCTGATGTAAGATGTTTCAGATGATATATTTTGTACTTGAGAGTCAAACATGGTGCATATAACAAGCGCATTTTAGGAAACAATCTATTTTAGGAAGCAACCTAAGTATAAGCTCCCCTGAACTCATTGGTATTACTGCTGAAAATACAAGTATAGGATGGCAGTATCCCAGTGTATAAatagcttcttttaaaaaaaaaaacctattataCAGGGGGTTCCTGATAGAGGTTACACATGTACACCGGTGCACACAATTGGGGAATATGCCTTTTGCACATACATAAGCCTTTCATGTGCCTTAACCTTATTTAGAACTGCAGAACTCAAGCATGGAGGTCTTGGGTAGTTTTTGCAGACACAATTCTAATCCACTCATTGTGAAATGGTGTCTGATGGAATTTTTGAAATAgtctacagtggtactttggtttacaaccataatccattccagaggcccggttgtaaaccaaaacaggttgtaacccaaggcatgctttcaccaatggggcctcccccccaaaattgtttgtaataaaaaagggttgtaatcctaaaaaagggacacacacttccgggtttgacgtggttgtaatccacaatggttgtaatccaaagcggttgcaaaccaaagtaccactaTAATTCCTAATATTCTGCCTGTCTTTGTAACTTGGAACAGTGCATTATATTATCTAAAGTTCAATATATACAGATGATGTTGCTGGATCTCTTCAAATTATCCAGTTAGCAATGAATATTAGGAACACTTTGTGAGTTTGTGAGTTGTAAGCCTTTTAAAGACACACATAGTTGTAATTCTTTAAtaatgttgttgatgatgatgatgttatgtACAATTGTGTATGGGTTTAGGAGTAAAGACAAGAACCACTGTAATTTTCTGTAATTCAATAAAAATATGATTCTTTAAAAATGGATGTATCAGCAGCCAGTTGAAAGTTAATTTTGAATTATATTTACCCACTGACCCCAGCATGATCATACCTAACTTAAACATATTGTTCCCTGACAGTGACCTTGTTAAATGTGACAATTGAACTGAACTTTGTCTTTGAAAATAAGAATGTTTAGGGGTGCACAAAACAGTATGCACAAAATATAAGGCTGCAACtgcaaaacagcatacaaattcATTCACCAAAATACTTTCCTTGACATGCACATATTTTaaatatagttgtttatttcattcatatattacatgtgtatgtatgtataatatGTCACCTTTACCTTATAATATGTCCAGGCAAAGACTTTTTGGTAGTGTTCATAGAAAAAACCCAATTATATTAGCGTTGCATCatctcacaaaaacaaaaactttattTTTAGAACATGCAGTGTTTGGTTTAGAGGGTCTTTCCAATGCTCTTCAGTGATGTCAGCTAATCATCAATTTAATGTTTGTAGAACTACCAGTGGCATGATTCATCCAAGGTTAAGCACACTCATATTAATTTAAATTCAGTGGGAATGTGAATTTTGCCTCAGGTATATAAAAGTTGAATGATAGGTAGTAAATTTGACATGTGTGCTAAACAATGAAATGATGCAAATGTACATGTGCATTTACTTTGGCAACAGAATTAATCATAATCACCTCCCAGATGATGCCTCAAATGTCTTTCTCCCAGTGGCACCATCTCGTcacttaaataaatatttagcgCTGGTTACTAGCTTTGTCTGGATAGTGTGCCTACGATGATATCAAACTAATTATTATCAGGCATCAGGTTGATAGGAGGATATTGGCTCTACGTTATAAGAAggggaaataaatgaacaaatgaataataggaacaaacaaacaaatgcaaaaacatATGAaggtaaatattttatttcatttaactgTTTCCTCTGAACCTAAATTGGCTGCATAAAATCGGGAGCACGAAAAACCCCATGGTTCATGCGCCTGCTCCAAAAGGTTTCAACTAGAGtcaaataatatacagtggtacctcgggttacatacgcttcaggttacatactctgctaacccagaaataacgcttcaggttaagaactttgcttccggataagaacagaaatcgtgctctggcggcgcagcagcagtgggaggccccattagctaaagtggtgcttcaggttaagaacagtttcaggttaagaacggacctccggaacaaattaaatacgtaaccagaggtaccactgtatatacaaagtAGTGCTCCAATTACATTATTCACTGGTCAAGTTTGGGAAGATAAACTGAAAGCTATTTATTAAGTTCTGGGTGGTATGTTGCAGGCTGGGCATATATTATTCACATGTGGGGATCTTGACCAATAGTGGCAGCATTTTGGACTCCCATTTTCCAAAAATTCTCAGCAATTGTACTACAGATTATCCCTCCAGAACTGTCATTGGTACTGCTGTTATTTCTCTAATGGAAATGAAGCCGGTGATTTACAAAGAGCTCGTTCTTGTTCTAGTGGCAGCTGCTATGTTAGAAATCTCCCATAATCGGCCCTCTCGTTCTCTTTTTACATCAGAAAGTTGGTGGAATAAAGTGTGACTCTTTGGTGAGAGGGAGCATTAACCGCATCATCAGTGACTGTGCAGGAGTATACCTGGAGCTTATTAGTTCAAAGGAAACATGGTGGCCACTTTTGGTGACCAGTAATAGGCCAATTTGACCTTCAGGTGTGCAATTCTGATTTTGAAGACATTTAGTTCAAGCATAGGGTCACCTATGATGCTAGGTTTACCTGATAACATGTTTTCAGGCATTCTGTGCTCCTCTCTAATAATTACATCATATTACCAAGCACCCCTGCTgtagtttggtctctaaggtgctactggaaggatttttatttttattttttattttttattttgttttgactatggcagaccaacacagctacctacctgtaactattcttTATTGTTagtgttttatcttttttaatgttgtaattcCTCAGCTAATtttgggtggggaagaaataaatacacaataaatacatatatataagAAACTGTTGTGCTTTGATAAACCACTTTCAAACCACTTTTAAAGGGCTTGTAAAATGAGGCTTTATAGTGTTATATTTTGATATGTATTTCTTGTACAGAGTCGTGGAATGTGCCACAAAGATTGTCTACTAGGTATTGTAACACTGAGGCTGAAAGGAATCTCATTTAAGAGTAGAAATATGATTGTGAGTATGTTAGTCTCTGCTCAGGTACTGGCGGTTAAAAACTGTATTTGAAAGGAGGGATGGGGGCAAAGTAAATTACAGCACAGTAAATCATTAATGCATAAAATAAGATATAAACTTATTCTAAGAAtaaatatgcccccccccaaaaaaaatgattgGAATAGCAGGGCAActttaacaagaaaaaaaatcataaaagttAATATTTGAATGATAGAAATGAGGTGTTAGTTGTACAATTGGATTTAATTAAACCACAAATGGATTATATCAATTCGAATTAAATGAtgaaaaataacaaatacatGATTTTTTGTCAATAaggaataaaatatcaaacaataATCAAACACAAATAATCAAAAAGTCATTAAAATTTGATGAGTTGTGTTTGATTATTGTTTGATACTTTAATGTTTCTTATtgaatgtattttttgtgttgttatttatttcactagtaaaacttcatttttaatatatattttataaaaaaaaacacctcacaaaACTGGTTTAACCAGATATCATGGAGAAATGAGTATATCCTTTATGAACAAAGATCCAATATATCACCCTAAACAGCACAATCCGTTGCAAGTTTTCTTGGATGAAAGCCTCACTGTGTTCATTGGGTCTTGCTCCCTACAGAGCTGATGGGTACAAGCAATTGTGCATGGTGAATTAGCCCTTGTCAGACTTTACACC is a genomic window containing:
- the LOC117058624 gene encoding olfactory receptor 13G1 is translated as MTLELNRSCVTAFMMMGLSEHPKLQIFLFILFLSIYIVALIGNAAIIAAIFSYPKLHTPMYFFLFHLAVVDIVCTSTIIPKMLTNIATFSKRISYSGCIAQLYSFTWCLGAEMVLFTVMAYDRYVAICHPLRYSIMMNKTVCVALSTVVILIAITNSWVHTGLIMRLTFCGPNGINHFFCEIPPLLALSCSPVKINEVWVFTADIFLAMGDFLITCLSYCFIVKAILNIRTSEGKKKAFSTCSSHLIVVSLYYSTVIYTYIRPASSYSFERDKVVAALYTLVTPTLNPIVYTLRNKDVKAALRKVFLNS